The genomic segment GCTGGGAAAACCATGCTCTGCTTACTACAAGTTCCCCCACCTGGTTCATAAGAGAATCAATTTTCCCTGCATCCACACGAATACTCTGCTTGATAACTTTTTCATTACCAGGCTTGGAAGCAGGAACAGGTTTTTTTTCAGGTTTAACAGTTTGAGAGATTTGAGGTTTTTTTATTTTAGATGTTTGTTTAAAACTGGAAACAGCATTTTTATAGCTGATACCCACAGGAGATTTTGAAAAAAAACAATCCAGTTCATCAAAAAGCCCTTGATAGTCAGCTTTTGAACCTGGTTTTTCATTGGTTTCACTTACAGGTTCATCCATTAAAATTGAATCATCTCCTGTGAGGATAAGGTCATCTTCACTAAGCAGCAGATCAGCATCATTATTGTCATTATTATCATCATTAGACTCAAGATCAAAATCAAAATCCTTGTCTTCAAGATCAAGGTCAAAATCAAAATCTTGATCTTCAAAATTTTCTTTATCAGATAATAGATCATTTGTTTTTGAATCATCTGTTTTTTCGTATTTCTGGGATTCAACACCAGCTTCCTGGAGAATTGAGAATTTTAATCTTGGAAAAAATTTTACAACAGCCTCTATAAAAGCATCTGCTGCAGATGTTATATCTGAAACCCTGCCGTCAGGGCCTGCAATTTTTATGGTTTCTTTGTTTTTAATTGCATTTACAGCTTTTTCAAGTTCGTCCTGCCAGAGATCATAAATCTTTATTATTTTTTCATAATCCATGTAATTGGCTGATGAACGCAGGCTGCTCAGGACAGCAAGGCATTTATTTATGATGTCCAAAGGTGCAGGAGAATGGGAAAGACCGATAAGATGTGCTTTTAATGCTACAAGATTCTCTTTAAGATGTTGAATAAAAATATCAAATAATTCATCATCATATTCTTCTTCATAAAATTCCGTTTCCTGGGCAATATCGTTATTATAAATTTTTTCAACAGGTTTTGGTTTAGGTTCTGGTTCTTCATAATCCAGTTCAGGCATCAATGTTTCGTCATCTAAAAGAATAAAATCAGAAGTTCCTGATAATTCCTGGGTCAAAAAAGGTTCGTCTATCTGCTCTGGCTCCAGTGCCAGTTCGGGAAGATCCGGAAATTTTTCTGAATTATCTTCCAAATTATTATCCAAGCTGTCTTGCCCAGTATCCTGTAAAACAGGAGATGGAGAATCAAGAATCTCTATCCTTGAAAGCAGATCATTGATTTCTGTTTTTTCACTTCCTTCATATTCAAGATCATTCACAAGTCTGGCAATCCTGTCTCTTGAATCAATAAGGGTATCTATTATTTCCTGGTCAGGCCCGCGGCTGCCGTGCCGTATTATTTCAAGGAGATTTTCAAGTTTATGGGAAAGCTCTGCAATCCTTTCCATACCCAGGTATTCAGCAGAGCCTTTTATCGTATGAATGGCTCTGAATATATTATTTAAAAGCTCTTTATTGTCAGGCTGGGTTTCAAGACGGAGCAGACTGGTTTCCATCTCTTCAAGATGCTCTCCTGACTCTGTTATAAAGTCCTGAAGCAACGATAAATCTATCATGGGTGTTTCTCCTTCTCAGCCTCACAACCTGCCTGTGTCTTACTGGCTGACTGTGTGTTTCCAGACATTACCTTTCCGTTTTCCAGGCAAATATCATAATACTCAAAAGCCTGGATCATCTCCTGGATATTTTGGATATGCTGCCTGGCAAGTGTAAAATCTCTTTCTATTTGAGGTGTTATGACAGCGTTATTTTGTTCACCCAGTTTTTGTTTAATCTGTTCAATTGTTTTTATAATAAAATTGGAATGAGTTTGAACATGAAGCAGGACTTCTTGAACATTGACAGTAAAATCATTTAGATATTCTCCAATCTTATTAACATCATTTCCAGGAAAAACAGGTAATGCAAGATCAAGATGCCCCTGGGATAATTTTTTTGCAGCTTCACCTAAGGCCCGGCTGATTTGTTCCATTGGGGTTATGATATTACGCATAAATAAAATTAATATTGCGGTGATAGACGCTGAAAAAACTATTGCTGCAATAATATAATTTTGTAGTTTAACCTGATAACCTGATGTTTCATAGAGATAATAGGAACAAAAAATCATGGCAGCAGCGCCAATAAGGATAAAATAGATCAAAACAGTTCTGCGAAAATATGATATTTTTTTATCCATTACTTTTTTCATATCTTGTTATCAGCAATAATTGTAAGTATTTCTTTGGAATTATGCTTATTAACATACCCGATACCGCCCAGCTCCCTTGCTTCACGGCTGTATGTTTCTTCATTTAAATTGGAAAGAAAAATAATCCTGGCTTTTTTGTCATGATCAAGAATTTCTTTTGCAGCCGCAAATCCGTCCATTTCGCGCATGGTAATATCCATAGTAACAATATCCGGGCTGCACAAAGGATAGAGTGCAATGGCCTCCTTCCCGTCTTTAGCTTCTCCGACAATAACATGCCCCTGGGTTTCCAGGGTTTTTCTCACCATTTTTCTCATGATGGACGAGTCATCTACAATCATAATCCTTTTACTCATTTTTTTTACCAGTCCTTAATTCTTATTGTTAAATTGAATCTCCTGTTATTCCTGAGAAAAATCTCTAAGTTTTTTGATCTCATTTAGTTTAAGTATCCTGCTGAAATCCAAAAATATCAAAAGATTTTTATTTATTTCACACACACCGCGTATATACTGGCTTTTAAGTCCTGCCACCACAATATCAGGAGGAGGTTCTATGCTGTCTTTTCTTATTTTTAAAACCTTTGTTACAGAATCAACAATAAAGCCGGTAACCCGATTGTTTACATTAACGATGAGTATCCAGTCTTTGTCTTTATCCTGGTTTTTATTATAAAGATTCAGGCGTTTCCTAAGCTCAATAACCGGTATTATACTGCCCCTGAGATTTATAACTCCTTCAATAAAATCAGGGGAATTGGGTACTGCTGTAATAGGGGCAGAGCGGATGATTTCCTGGACCATAAGTATATCAACTCCAAATTGTTCTTTGCCTATTTTAAAGCCAACGAGCTGCATAATCTGCTCTTTATCACTTTCCTGGACATCCCGGGTATATTCATCTTGTTCCATTTACGGCTCCTTTTATCAATTCATGAACGGTTCTTTCATGGATTCGTTCCGGGAGATTTTAAACTGCCTTACCTGTGCGGCAAGTGCGTCTGAAAGTTCACGCAGTTCTTCAGTAATACCCACAACCTGGCCTGCTCCTGTAACAGTCTGTCTTGCAGCTTCAGCAGATTCGGTAATGATTTCTATAAGGCGCTTGGATCTGCCTGCCTGGATTGTGGTCAGTTCTTCCATATTTTCGGTTCGGCTTATAATTCCCTGCATTTCCTGGCCGATTGAGACTGCTGATTCAGTGGTTTCTCCCACAAGATTTGAAATGATTTCAGCTTGTTTAAGCAGTTCAGACAGAGCTTTTTGTGCAGCCTGGCGGCGGGATCCCTGTTGACCGGCCATTTCGCCAATCTGTTTTGCAAGCTGATTAAGATTATCCATCATGGCATTTACTTCACGGGTACCCACAGCCAGGGATTCAGCAGCATTTGATATTGCCTCAATAGCCTGCATGTTTACCCTGCCGCCTTCTGCAATCTTTTTAAGAGCAAGCTGGGACTTGTCAGTAAGAGCTGTTCCTTCATTTACACGGGCACTTGAATCTTTTATAAGCTGGGTAATTTCTTTTGCAGCCTCAGAAGAACGCTGGGCAAGTTTTCCAACCTCATCTGCAACAACTGCAAAACCTTTTCCATGGGAGCCTGCACGGGCTGCTTCAATTGCTGCATTAAGAGCCAGGAGGTTTGTCTGTTCTGCTATTTCCGTAATAACAGATATGATTTCAGATATCTGGTCTGAAGATTCGGCAATTGCACGCATACCTTCAACAGTAGCATTAACCGATTCAGCACCTTCTTCTGCTGCTCTTAAAACCTCGCGTCCATGTTCTGTTGAACGGCTTGAAGCTTTGGTCATTTCATCAACTGATATTGCTATTTTTGCCATAGCCGCTGCAACATTTTCAACCTCATGGCTTTGTTTTTCAGCAGCCAGCACAACCTTTGTGCCTGTTTCTCCCATTGCTTCAACACGTTCTGCTGCAATATCAGCTTCCTGGGTTTGTTTTGCTGCTGCCTGGGTAACAATCTCCATGTTTTTTATTAATGCGTCAATCTTTTGTCCAGATATTAAAGCAATGTCTTTTTGTGCCAGGGATGCCCTGTTTACTTCTCCTGCTGTAATTCCCATATCCTGGACAGTCTGCTGGATGCTCAATGTCCTCTTTTCCTCATTTGCAGCTCTTTCCCTGTTGGCAGTTGCCCTGTTAAAAACCTCGCCTGCCTGACCGTCAACATTATTGGCAGCCTTGCCCACAATACCGAAAGTATCTCTGAGACGATGTGACATATTATTGAATTCATAAGCCATATTCCCGATCTCGTCTTTTGTTGTTACCGGGATTTCAACTGTTAAATCCCGCTCAGTTGCTATTTTTCGTATAATTGAAGCAATTCCGACAATGGGGCCTGCAATGGTTTTTGAGGTTAAATACCAGATTATAATGGATGCAAAAAGGGAGAGAGCAATAATAATTGACAGTACAAATATACTCTGTCTGCCCTGTTTTTCAATCTGCTTTGGACCGCTGAGAAATTCTTCTTCATATGAACCAACACCGATTATCCAGTCCCAGGGCTCAAAATACATAAGACGGGCAACCTTAAACCGTGCAGCAGGATCTCCTGGATTTTTCCAGGGATAATAGTGTT from the Desulfonema limicola genome contains:
- a CDS encoding chemotaxis protein CheA, with the translated sequence MIDLSLLQDFITESGEHLEEMETSLLRLETQPDNKELLNNIFRAIHTIKGSAEYLGMERIAELSHKLENLLEIIRHGSRGPDQEIIDTLIDSRDRIARLVNDLEYEGSEKTEINDLLSRIEILDSPSPVLQDTGQDSLDNNLEDNSEKFPDLPELALEPEQIDEPFLTQELSGTSDFILLDDETLMPELDYEEPEPKPKPVEKIYNNDIAQETEFYEEEYDDELFDIFIQHLKENLVALKAHLIGLSHSPAPLDIINKCLAVLSSLRSSANYMDYEKIIKIYDLWQDELEKAVNAIKNKETIKIAGPDGRVSDITSAADAFIEAVVKFFPRLKFSILQEAGVESQKYEKTDDSKTNDLLSDKENFEDQDFDFDLDLEDKDFDFDLESNDDNNDNNDADLLLSEDDLILTGDDSILMDEPVSETNEKPGSKADYQGLFDELDCFFSKSPVGISYKNAVSSFKQTSKIKKPQISQTVKPEKKPVPASKPGNEKVIKQSIRVDAGKIDSLMNQVGELVVSRAWFSQLHVEMKGLQAHLQESMRGDQRVMKPVKALSFRISEAIVALGRVANDLQEGVMKVRMLPIAQLFNRYPRLVRDLIHDVNKQVKLEIIGEETELDKMVIEEIADPLIHIIRNAVDHGCEETGERHQAGKPEECTLCLRSYHESNHVVIEVSDDGRGIDPVKIKSAALEKGIAAQEELDRMTDRELVSLIMKPGFSTASKISRTSGRGVGMDVVKENIEKLNGTIEIDSRPGEGTRFRIKIPLTLAIIQALLVRVGMEIFTVPLTAVEETLRINKDEITTIENVECIYLRKSTLSLIRLAEIFNLRRADNDPERSFVVVVNTGMRRVGLVVDELIGQEETVIKPIVDYLQEKSGFSGATILGDGRISLILDVYELVNLSIGAQTKLKGYTEIPGETGIKNNALPGSAQWH
- a CDS encoding response regulator transcription factor is translated as MSKRIMIVDDSSIMRKMVRKTLETQGHVIVGEAKDGKEAIALYPLCSPDIVTMDITMREMDGFAAAKEILDHDKKARIIFLSNLNEETYSREARELGGIGYVNKHNSKEILTIIADNKI
- a CDS encoding chemotaxis protein CheW, producing the protein MEQDEYTRDVQESDKEQIMQLVGFKIGKEQFGVDILMVQEIIRSAPITAVPNSPDFIEGVINLRGSIIPVIELRKRLNLYNKNQDKDKDWILIVNVNNRVTGFIVDSVTKVLKIRKDSIEPPPDIVVAGLKSQYIRGVCEINKNLLIFLDFSRILKLNEIKKLRDFSQE
- a CDS encoding methyl-accepting chemotaxis protein, with product MFKKMKLRNRLLIIGCVLTLVPLLVIAAASFYQYKATISASREESLKLAYTDLDHIANGVYNMVQTQQEVLEKYIRNALSVAREILNNEGTVSFNEESVTWNAVNQYTKNISRIDMPKMMAGKTWLNQINDRNTSVPVVDKVEKLLGVTCTVFQRMNPAGDMLRVATNVIDINGTRAIGTYIPSVMPDGRLNPVVSSVLGGQTFTGRAFVVNKWYITAYEPVYDSNKNIRGMLYVGIPQESTAELRQSIMNIQVGTTGYVYVLDSKGHYIISQNGKRDGENIWDAQDTQGNYFVREIVQKGMSLKNREIGEHYYPWKNPGDPAARFKVARLMYFEPWDWIIGVGSYEEEFLSGPKQIEKQGRQSIFVLSIIIALSLFASIIIWYLTSKTIAGPIVGIASIIRKIATERDLTVEIPVTTKDEIGNMAYEFNNMSHRLRDTFGIVGKAANNVDGQAGEVFNRATANRERAANEEKRTLSIQQTVQDMGITAGEVNRASLAQKDIALISGQKIDALIKNMEIVTQAAAKQTQEADIAAERVEAMGETGTKVVLAAEKQSHEVENVAAAMAKIAISVDEMTKASSRSTEHGREVLRAAEEGAESVNATVEGMRAIAESSDQISEIISVITEIAEQTNLLALNAAIEAARAGSHGKGFAVVADEVGKLAQRSSEAAKEITQLIKDSSARVNEGTALTDKSQLALKKIAEGGRVNMQAIEAISNAAESLAVGTREVNAMMDNLNQLAKQIGEMAGQQGSRRQAAQKALSELLKQAEIISNLVGETTESAVSIGQEMQGIISRTENMEELTTIQAGRSKRLIEIITESAEAARQTVTGAGQVVGITEELRELSDALAAQVRQFKISRNESMKEPFMN